Genomic segment of Mercurialis annua linkage group LG6, ddMerAnnu1.2, whole genome shotgun sequence:
aaaataaagacatctcaaaataaaaaaaatatggaatTAATTCTCCATTAAATTTCATTTGCTAGTCATCTTCTAAATTTGGCCAAATAAAACCAGTAATGACATTCAAAATCAATTGTATTTAGCTATAATGAAATCTCATTTAcaggaaaagagaaaaaataaaacttattatCAAACCATAGAAGCATGAGAAAAACTTCTTATAAAAAGTACATACctgttgattttttaattaaaaatagcaagatctataatttttctttttgactCCGACTACCGGCGGTTCAACCTCCGACCACCATTAATCCTACCTCCGACCACCTTCGGTCTCGCTTAAGACCACAAAGCAATTGATTTTTACGATTAACTAACACTCACAGTGTTAATAGAAATGAGATGAAAGTTGCTCAATCGCTGTTTCAGCTGCCATGGCTGCTATAgattctaataatttattttgagaaaTGGTAACTGATATGTTGCCATTACTGATTGTTATGTTAAGAAGAAGAAGGGGGGTATATCATAAGgataaaatccaaaaattaaaaggtataCGTGAaaagatattttgaaaaatgagagatttttgcaaaaaatgaaaagcTGGGTTATAAATACAAAGATTTAAATATTTGGgtgatttgatgtaattttctctattttaaaaaatattctagTAAAAATGAAGAGAAAATTAGACAATATACCGGCTTGACCCAAATTAATCCCAAACTTACGGTGTCAAGTTTCAGTTTTGAAATATACGACTCgatctttttctttctcatttctATATTTGTCCTTTAAATATATACGGGTTTATTAAAGCCCTAAtatgttctttttgtttcatttttaacaAGATCAAATCAAACTCTCTATTTGAGGTAgtgtaagaaaagaaaaaaaacaaaatcggCGGTGGCAAAAGCAACTCAGTGGAAGGCCATCTAATTTGTTCTCTCTTATGGTGAAAAAGATGAAAGGGTTACAAGCAGTGGAAGTTGCCACAATCATTACATGtgaaagaattttaaaaatatggagTCCACCGTGGTTGATCTTCTtcctttctctttttattttcactGACTTCTACCATCTGTGATTATCATCGGTTCACGATTTATCTGTAGGATAGCTGATGTTTCGAGGGTTTCGTCATTGTATTTGCTTTTGCTCTCAGATTGTGGgtcactaattttattttattttgtttctatttATAACACTAACCGCGGCGGTGGTTTGAGGAGTTTATTCACAATTTACTTTTTGGTCTTTTGTTTATACATTAAATTTTGCAatttgtttgtaatggtttTGGTGTGAATTATTGTAGGATCAATTCGAAAAATTATTTCTGAAATAGTTCAACGTATTAATTCAGTTTACGCACACAACCTGTTCGACTAATTATTTGACTGAAATTTAGTGTATTTATTTTGATGTTGGTTTACTAATGGTATACTAAAAGTATaccaataaatttatttattgtatatCATTAGTAGATCGTGAAGTCGTTTGGTTAATAGTGAGCAAACCATTGGTAAACTTATAATGTGCATTTAAAAAAactgtattttttaatttttatgataaattgatttttagcATACTGTTAGTTAAccattgataaatttataataaattaatttttagtattttattagtAAACAATTAGCAAATTTAAATTGTGCTTTTAAACTTACtgcattttttaaaagttatgataaatttatttttaatgaactATTAGTAAACCGTGAGTAAGCCGTTGATaacttcaaaataaattaatttttagtataaaattaaaaattgctagtaaatttaaattgtgcataaaaacaaattgtttttcataaatctacattaaatttatttttagtatactATGAGAAAAccataaacaaatttatattaaattaatttttggtaTACCGTTAGTAATCTGTTGATAAACCATTGGTGACTTAAAccgtatttttgagaataaaaaaattatttaaaaaaaaagacagttttctaaaaaaaaaagtttaaactgTATTTCTCAAAAATAAACTTTGGACTAGTacttttgagaatattttaccATATCATgggtatttatcaaaaaaacccAAAAATGAATGCTGGGCCTAATGTTCTCAAAAGAACGAAAGCCCAGTTAAGGCCCGTAAGTTTATTGTCTGGCTTTCGACTCTTATTGTGTTTTCTTCCAGCTCCAGGACGTAAGATTAGGGCTTTACCAAACAATTATTGTCAGCTAAAATTTCCTAAAAACAAAATCGCAAGTGAAAAAAACCTGTATTTCACACTCAGTTGCTCGTTCACTGCTCAAACTTCTTGAGTCAGAGGTATTAAATGGCGTTACAAGAGCAAAAGAATGCACCAGATGGGAACAATGGGAATGAAGTCTCTACTAACATGACCATTTACATCAACAATCTCAACGAGAAAATCAAAATCGACGGTGCTCACCATTCTTATTCTctcaaatttttatatgattatcattttgtttaattattgcgGTCTGTGGTGTGAgctaacgttttgatttcttgatTGTTTGGTTATAGAATTGAAAAAATCACTGCACGCTGTATTCTCGCAATTTGGGAAGATAATAGAGATTTTGGCATTTAAGACGCTGAAGCATAAAGGCCAAGCTTGGGTTGTGTTTGAGAATGTTCAGTCTGCTTCTAATGCTATGAGGCAAATGCAGAATTTTCCTTTTTATGATAAGCCCATGGTAAACTATGTGTTTGTAATTGTTATTTATtctatgtttttcttttcttggaTGAAAATTTGATGTTAGTTATGATAATATTGATTTGTAAACTGCTTATTGTTCAATTGCTGGAGCCCTAAATcactttttctaaaatttatgcTTTAGTAGTTCACTTATTTAACTTATTAATGTGGTTAAGTTCGTTGTATGGTTATACATGTATTCGGAAAACTGAATAGGATGTGTTTTGATGTAGAGAATACAATATGCAAAATCTAAATCAGATGTCATTGCGAAGGCTGATGGCACTTTTGTTCCAAGAGAGAAGAGAAAGAGGCATGATGAAAAAGGTAGATTTCCACAGCATTCTAATGatctgaaaatattttttttcatttgataaCGGCATAAAACAACAATGTTGCAGTTACTGATTACAAATGTCCATAAGAAACAGAAAAGTCATATGCTAGATACTAGTTTGTCTCTCTGTTTTTCCTGTCAATATACTGGATCAGGTCTCCTTGGGGTTTCTATATTTCCATCCATGATGATTTTGTTTAAATATGTCACaggaaaaaagaagaaagagcaGCATGATGCTAATCAAATGGGTATGGCTCCTGCTTATGCTGGCGGCTACGGTGCAACACCTCCGGTAAGCTTCTTCCTTGCTGTCCTTATTGCTTGTGTTCAGGTTCTTTAGAGTAATTAGTTTTAACATTCACCTCATTTACTTCTAGGCTTCTAGCTTTACCAAGGTGAAAAGTACTGTAGTTTCTTGCATTGTTGATGTAGTCTTTTATATTTGTAATCTATTAAAATGGATAAtatgatttaaatgaaattagtCTTTAGGCATCCGAAAGGAATTTCTCTATAAGGCTACAGATATTCTTTTCCTCAGTAATGAGAAGAAGAAACCTAATCATATGAAAAGGCAACTTGCTTTCTTGACCTTGGAATACGTTTTTGGATAACAAAAGCCGATAATTAGAACAGATCCTATAATAACTGAATGTATTCCACGACGACAAGTGAATGAGAGATTTTTTGCTTTCCAACCTATGAACTTTGCTTGAACCTATTAAAGGATGGGCAGGCAATAAGAAGGGGTCGTTCTGGTTTCAGTGCATGTGTGACATGAGAGTTTGTTTAGCCGCATTCGTAGTTCTAGCTTGAAGTTTGCCCTTAGCTGTCCCAGAATTAGCTGCTAGACACAAATAGTTTGACAGTCTAATTGCGTTGCTTTCTTAAACAGATGCATGAGAAGAAAGGGAGTAATTGCTCCTCCTTATTAGATATTCGTGGAACTtagtattaataaaattaagccCTTTCTCTAAAATATAGTAATATTAATGCTTAGTCATAAGCATTTTGTCGTTTTTCTTTGTTGGTAAATCAGCTCATTGGCAGTAGTAATTTTAACATGCTCATTGGCAGATAATTTTAACATCTATTCAATTTGGTGCAGCTATCCCAAATACCGTATCCAGGGGGTGCAAAATCTATGCTACCTGAGGCTCCAGCTCCACCAAATAGCATACTCTTTGTTCAAAATCTTCCAAATGACACAACCCCGATGGTGCTGCAAATGTTCTTTCAGCAATACAGTGGTTTTAAGGAGGTTAGGATGGTGGAAGCAAAGCCAGGGATTGCCTTTGTCGAGTATGCAGATGAGATGCAAGCAACAGTCGCAATGCACGGACTTCAGACTTTTAAGATTCAACAGAATCCAATGCTGATTACCTATGCCAAGAAATAATTAGGGGTTCTTCTGATGTTATCCTTCATTGGAGAAACAACAATTAGGAACTAGAATGTTTTAAAGCTGTAATTGCTTGTCTGCTGTGTCGGATTGATAGGTTACAAGAAGCTTAGGGTTTTTGGGcgtatcatcatcatcaaaaaTAGTGACTTTTCAGTGTTGTTTGTTGGAAGGTGATTAGCACAGTAGATTGATAATTTGTTTGTATTTCACTTCCTCAAACATTTTAGAAAATACAAACTCAAATGTAAAATGGAATCATTCTGTCATATCATTTATACTGCTGGCAGATGAACCAATACTCCAATGATTTTCACCAATCTCAACATCATTACATTTGAATACACAAGCAGCATGCAAAAACTAATGCCATAAAAAAGCATCTTCTAATCAGTAAACATATTACGGGCAATGATCTGCAATCGTAATAGGCCAATTGGTGCCACATTACACCCTCTCCAGTTCAGTTTTGTGTTTTTCCAATTGGTCTTTCAACTCCTTTCTCCATCCctccatcaattttttttgcttgTTAATAAGCTCATCCTTCGTCTTCAATTCTTCTTCCATCATAGCAATCTCCTGTCAACATTGTGCATAACATCATTTTTTAGTTGAGAACAATATACGCTGAGTGTATGGCAAACTATAAGGTGAAGAAAGTTCACCTTTCTCAGTGTTTCTGCTACAGTGGGTTGATCTTCTCGTTGGAGACCGATGAAATAGAGTTGAATTTTCTTGGCAGCCTCCATGAAATCCCTAGCATGTCTCTCCACATCAACTGAAACCGTCACAATAAAAgagaacaaaaaattaatttgatctaGGTTCAACACTTTACTTACATCAGGCTGTGCACATTTTACCCTGCTGTTAAGCAATGATAGTTATTCGAATAAGTATGATAAGGCACCAATTATATACTGCTTGAAATTCATCAAAACTCGGAACTAAGATATCAGATTGCAAGTAAGCATCACAGAACACTCAGCTTTAACTTCTTAATCTAGGAATTTGGCATCCATGGATATCAAAGTCATACGATGTCGTTTGACATTTCGAGCAAATTGTATAAATAAATGGTTTGTTTCTACACATACCACGTCGTATTAGGATTCACTAGCAATTTTAGCTCTCACTGCCATGTTCAGTGTCAATTAATTGAATGCTTAATGGCAACAGTTTCAATGACCAAATAACAAACAGAAAGATCAAAGAAAGAGTGCTAACTTTGATGAGAAGGATGAGGAGAGCGGTCAATGGCTTGAAGCTCTCTAGCAGGCAAGCATGGAAGCAAAGCCGCCTCTAAAGACATAACGCATTCAATCATGTCTTCTCTCGCCGGATGCTGTTGCGACGGTGATTGTAGCTGCTGCGGTGGCTCTATTTGTCGCTGCTGCTGATCCACCGCTGCTTGTCTCTCTGCCATCGTATGTTTTGCTTTCTCTCGGCTCTTACCCCGCTAATTTCACAGTTGCTCTCTTCAAGCCACAACTAACATATAAAGATCCACTATGATAGACTACATATGGGCCTAAAGGCCAAATTATTGGGCCTGTTTACTTCAAGCTCTGTTTTTAGAGGTTTGGTGGGTAATTTTCATTGatggtccctaaactttattgATTAATTCTGTGGATATATTGAAATTCATGTATCAAATGtttttatacttaattttttttgtcataggCTAAACTTCTATAAACTTCTATAAATGAAGTGAATATATTTACAATATAAAGATAAAACTCCTCATCACAATGAGTGGGTCATAACAGAATCAAATGATGATACTGCAAAACAGTCATCTAATAGCGCTTTTTGACTACCAAATGAGCCAcccaaatataaatatagtagTTACcgaaaaattaaactgaaactgATTGTCACTTCGGCTCTGCTCATCAGATTATTTCTTTAAAGATGAAAAAACTCTGTAGTAACAACCCCTCCATATGCGTCTAAAATTTTGGTAACTTGCCATAATTAAAGAAGCCAAAGATTAACCAAAACAATAGCcattaaatataagtttatggttattttttttgtaaaaggtattttaatttatttatttattattattgaaagaATCGTACCAATTTTCTtccaatagaaaaataaataaagtaaattacaacaaaataacCATAGAAACAGCcatcaatatatattttgtgttatttttataaaatctaaaTCACTTATTAAAGCAttctatataataaatttagtgTAGATAAAAATAagacaaaaaaatatactttcCCTTACTAATgtttttaggccaaatgttgtaaaaaggccaaacctttcataaaagtttcacaaaagtcctgacctttcaattttgtcgattttggccaaaaataaattatttgatttcaattgtggccaactctcaatttgatttcaatttgcctatgtgacacctatgtggcgcctatgtggcatgccaaatattgaaaggtcaggacttttgtgaaaccaaataattcatttttggccaaaatcgaccaaattgaaaggtcaggacttttgtgaaaccaaataatcagtttttggccaaaatcgacaaaattgaaaggtcaagacttttgtgaaacttttgtgaaaggtttggcctttttacaacatttggccatgTTTTTATGCAATATAtgctgattttttttgtatatacgAAAAAAGTtacatgtatatttttataCCCTTagcaaaaatgaaaataaataaataattgttggTCATAGAAAGCTATTAAAGAccgattaaataaaaaaataaaataaaattcatcaatttttttttcttcatatttttgcattttgtttAGTTGGTTCTTAACGACAGATTATAATTCTTAGTTAACTATAAATCAAAAATGCATCTCACTCGACGTTAACTAACATTAGATAACTATACTAAAAAAATAGTACCGGATTCAACATTCGTCAAAGTTGATACTATTATActatagataattttaaaatttctaaattgaaacattaatattttattttagaatggAATTAGgatagctttttttttttaaggagagcttaatttgtttgttttaaaaatcaaattaaacaaaaacaagtAAATTTCAAACAAAATATCGTGCTGCGAAAGCTTCTTAAACAACGACAGCCATCATACGACCTCGTTTTCCCCATTACCGCTGCGCACGCCCCTCTTCTTTTAAAAACCCGTCTTATAGCGGAAGGAACTGAATTAAGCCACCccattagttttaaaaaatggcAAACAAACTCAAAGTAGAACAACTTCGCGCCGAGCTCGCTAAGCGTGGACTCGACACCACCGGCACCAAACCTTACCTGGTATTTCCTTCTTCCTAGACTCACTTTTTAGCGCATTTTATTATACCAATTATTGACTCTGGTTTTTTGAAGGTGGAGAGACTGGAATCAGCAGTAGAGCAAGAAGAGAAGAAATCAAATAGCGCAGTTAATACTCGAGGCAACAAGAAAAGAGCAAGGGAAagtcaagaacaagaagaagatTGCAGTAATGGAGCAGAGAAACTCACGGCTGTTGAGAAGTTCCGTGAAATGAATATCAAGCTGTTACGCGATGAAGCGAAGGTTTTAGGAATTTCCACTGCGGGGACGAAGAAAGAATTAGTAGAGAGGCTTTGTAATAGTGTTTCGAACGCTGACGGTTCTTCTGGAGATGCTGTTCTCGGTAACTATTTTAACTTTGCTTTCTAATTTTAACATTGTTTTTTCTTATGagctattattattattttgaaataatgtTTAGAAGCTGTGAATTGAACTCTATTTAGTCAATTTTGTGTTTTGGAAACCTGGAAAATTAGAAAGGCGATTTGAAACGAATGAAATAAGTTTTTGTTTGGAAGTATAAAAATTATGGATTGATTTTGATGGATAATTACTTACATTGTAgctaaagaagaagaaaatgactgtaaaaaggagaaaatagtAACTGCGACCAAGAAGGGAGCGGCTGTGCTGGATCAGTATCTTCCAGAGCAGATAAAGTCTCAGTATCATGTTATGCAATTGGTAATTATTGCATTTCTTAGTAGACTTGCTTTTGCTTTTACTTAATTACTTGCATTTCTGCTAGTAGAGATTATAGTGGTAACGATAATAATGGCAATATAtgccttttttttataattgattcaTTTTTTATGATGATGTAGGGTGATGATGTGTATGATGCCATGTTAAATCAGACAAATGTTGGGGATAACAATAACAAATTCTATGTCATTCAACTTCTAGGTAATTCTGCCTTCTGCATTTCTCTGATTAAGTTTGAAACTGTTTGTCGTGATTTACATTTACTAATGAATTCCTTGCAATTCTTTTTCTAAATGAAATAAGCAGCTATCTGTTTTTATCTTTACACTTCAATTCCTATGAATGCCTGCAGAATCTGATGATGGCGGTAGATTTATAGTCTACAATAGATGGGGAAGGGTTGGAGTGAGGGGTCAAGATAAAGTATTTGGTCCTTACACTTCTCGAGATACTGCAATTTATGAATTTGAAGAGAAGTTCTACACTAAGACGAAGAACAGGTGGTCTGAAAGAAAAGagttcaaatgtttcccaaagAGCTATACTTGGTTGGAAATGGATTATGGTAACATTGAGAGAGATTCAGATGTTAGTTGCTTTCCTTCTTATTATTCTTCCAAATGCTTGTGAAATGTTTCATTCCGTGAAGTTAAATCCTTGTATATTTGGAGAGGTgaaccaataaaaaaatataagaaagcTGGACGAAAATGCCAACCCTTGTCAGTTTCAAATATAGTTTCCGCATTTATGATAAGAAATTTGTCCTTCTCCTATAGTTTGTGCTATGAAGAGTGAGAAATCCAGTTTAGCATCTTATGCCAGAGAATAAATGTGGGCATCCTATTGCTGCCCCCATGATTAGATCTAAACTTATACTTATGGAATCGATTGTTATTGTCAGGTAAAAGAAAAGTTGGATTCTGGTTTAGCAATTCAACCTCGGGAAACAAAACTCGATCCACGTCTTGCGAAATTTATATCTCTTATATGCAATACGAGCATGATGAAGCAGCAGATGATGGAAAtaggtagttttttttttatcattccaAATGATTCAAAAGTGAAGCTAATACTCATGTTACCTGTTTATTATTTGAAACTAATAATTATATGGGTTTTAATGCATTcacttcaattttattttcttttgtgtTTCTTTTCGACCGAGCATTTTCATCAGGAGGTCATTCATGTTGTTTATCTGATGTCTTTTAGGATACAATGCTAATAAACTGCCTCTTGGCAAGCTAAGCAAGTCAACAATATTAAAGGTACGTTTGATTTGATAGTACAGTCTTAATAAAACACTTCCATTTCTTATGTTCCTTTTTTTACTGCCATTTTCTCTAGATGAATGGACTATGGAActggttttgtttttgttgtatTCAGCTGAAAGTTCATGATTTGCAAGAAAAACTGTCTAAGCACTATAGATTTTAGCATAATGTATTTCGGTAGTCTATTAGTTCCTGCAAATCATCCAGCTGCAATTTGTATGTCCACGGCATTATAGAAAAACAATGTAATATACAGGAGTTTCTAGTTTAATATCAAAACTTGAATTAAATGTTAGTTTGAGTGGTAGTTCTCTCACTCTTTATGGTACAGTTGGATTTATGTGTCCAACACCCAGGAGATGATTCCTGAATCTTCATGTCAATCCTGGGAATCTACCCTTTGACATGCCTGGAGAGGTGGGTTTACAGAGATTCTAACTGATGACTTAGACATGAACTGTCctttgatttaaattaaatttaaataaacaaacTTAATAAACTTTATGAATAACTTAAACACAGTACAACATCCAGCTTCTGAATGTGTGCAGGTTGCACTTGCACCCTTGTtgtgtattttattatttcccTCATTTTTCATGGAACTCCTCTTAaatcaattttcttttaatttgtgTAGGGCTATGATGTCTTGAAGAGAATTGCTGATGTAATTAGCGCCGCAAATATGGTACAGCTTGAGCAATTGAGCGGGTAAGAATAAGCATGTACTTGAGATGGTAAATCACACATCTTTTTCCCTTTTGattttacttgttttgttttagTAATCTTTCTGAAAAAGTTATTGGATTATGAAATTTTGATGTAAGTTTGTTACTATATTGCAGAGAATTCTACACTATTATACCCCATGACTTTGGGTTTAAAAAAATGCGTAAGTTCTTTCCCTGTAGTCTTTGTGCGTCTGTCTCCGGCACTCTCTATTTTGTTAGACAAAGAAAACTTCAGCAAACAGTAATTCATAGTTGCATATGTGCTTTTCTTCTATAATAGGTGAGTTTGTCATTAACACTCCTCAGAAGCTTAAACACAAACTAGAAATGGtaatttccttttcttttgttcagTTTATAATTGCTTATTTCGTTTTTTCTACCATCCAGTTTCTAAAAATTCTTTGTATGCCTACATATTCTCGAGGAACAAAATACTGGAGGATTTACTTCATATCTCCTTTCCTTTTATTCTTTTTCATAAACAGTCTCAGCAGATTAATATGGAAAAGAATTTGGCTGTTTAATTTTAACAGAGGCAATAATGTGCTACTTGCTTCTGTTTGAAGGTTGAAGCATTAGGCGAAATTGAGCTTGCAACTAAGTTGTTGGAGGAAGAACCTGGAGTACAGGTATCATCTAAATCTTGTTTTCTTCTGGCGTCTAGCTGTGCTAGCAAATTGTAATCATTTAGAAATTCTTTTAAGACATGCTGTCGCTTTCTTTCCATTTTAATCAAGTTTCTGATATTGTAGGAAGATCCATTGCATTCTCATTATAGTCGCTTGCACTGCGAACTGGCACCAATTGAAGTTGACTCTGATGAATTCTCTTTGGTATTTTCAGGAACATATGAAACTTTCATTTTatcctttctttttcttttatatgtGTTTATGGGAAGGTATTGATTGAGGGATTAACGTCATTTTAGTCTTCTATCTGGAAGAGCCGGCCTAAAATTGCTGCGACAAAACCTGAAAGTGTgcatttatttaaattctctAACTGAAATTTTTTCTAGTTTTTTGATTTATTGATTAACActaaatttttcttatttagaTTGCAAACTATATGAAGAACACACATGCAAAAACTCATTCACAGTACACTGTTGATATTGTTCAAATATTCAAGGTCTCAAGAGATGGTGAAGATCAATGCTACAGAAAGGTtaaaatgcattttttttaaacgAGTGCTGTAATTGTGAATTCTTTCTGTCGCTGAATATTTAGCAgtgagaaaaattaaaaaattccagTTGAGTTTACTTACAATCCTCTAAGAATTTCTGACTTGTTATCTTTAATTGCTTTGCAAATCTTTTGAACAGTTTGCCTCCACAAAAAACAGAATGCTTTTATGGCATGGTTCTCGCCTCACAAATTGGACTGGCATTCTATCCCAAGGTTTCTATTCCGTGCTTTTACTTTTTGTCCACCTAAATATGCAAGATGCTTATGTGTGTTCTAGTCTTTGGGTGCGCTTTTGTATGTAGTAATTCTGCAATAAGTTCCTTATTTATAATTGTGAAGTGCAATTTCCGCATTGACAAAATACCAGGCTTGCGCATTGCTCCGCCAGAAGCACCTGTGACTGGCTACATGTTCGGGAAGGGGGTTTACTTTGCTGACATGTTCTCCAAAAGTGCAAATTATTGCTATGCTACAGCTGCCACTTCTGCTGGTGTGCTTCTTCTATGTGAGGTAGAGTCATGCTAAACGCGTGCTTTTAACATAAGATATGTCAAACAAATGCATCACATCTTCTACATGGCTGCAATTTCTATGCTGATTGCATCTACATAGTTCTTTCTGGAGCATGTTCTTTTTCTTCCAGTTGATCGATTTTTGTGAGTTGTCCAAATTTTAGGAATTTATGAGGAAGATTTTGTGATATCTGCTGGTATTTGAAAAATGAGCAGCTTTATATGCATGATATTTTAGCATTTGTTATACGTGGTCTATTTTGCTGAGTTGCCCAAATTTTAGGAATTTATGAGGAAGATTTTGTGAAGCTTGGTATTTAAAAAATGAGCACCTTCATTATGCATGATAATCTTGCATTTGTTATGTTTGATCCATTTTGCCAAGTTCcccaaactttcaaatttacaAGGTTTTGTGAATATCTGCTTCGTAGTTGAAAAACAAGCAGCTTTATAGTGCATGATTTTGGAACTGATGTTTATCTGTTTGTTGTGCCAACAAACTGGAGCTCTCATGTTGCATCATGTATTTTTGCTCTCACTCTTGTTTAAATATTTCTCACAGAACTGCTGAATTGTGCACTTTCTAGGTTGCGCTTGGAGACATGGCTGAGCATTTAAGTGCTAACTACGATGCTGATAAGTTGCCCCCAGGAAAACTAAGGTTTGTATCCATATTATCTTGGTTGAACATTTGATCCACACCAACTAAAATCGCTCAAGACATGGTTGCACATTTGTTTCCAAtattagatgtatgtttagtaATCAACTATTTTGAATATATGCATGCATGCCTGCTCCTTCCAAAATTAGCCCCACCGATGGCTGTTGCTTTAGCTTGTTGAGGTCAATTTTTCTACAAACTGAAATAAGACATGGATGCTTGCCCGATTGTTTATGATTTAACTAGTTCTGTACTTTTTTGCAAGACGGTGAACTTTCAGAAAGTATTAGACAGActgttgttttaaatttttgggttaTGAAAAGTGAATTGtctaaaacctaattaaa
This window contains:
- the LOC126688255 gene encoding U1 small nuclear ribonucleoprotein A; translation: MALQEQKNAPDGNNGNEVSTNMTIYINNLNEKIKIDELKKSLHAVFSQFGKIIEILAFKTLKHKGQAWVVFENVQSASNAMRQMQNFPFYDKPMRIQYAKSKSDVIAKADGTFVPREKRKRHDEKGKKKKEQHDANQMGMAPAYAGGYGATPPLSQIPYPGGAKSMLPEAPAPPNSILFVQNLPNDTTPMVLQMFFQQYSGFKEVRMVEAKPGIAFVEYADEMQATVAMHGLQTFKIQQNPMLITYAKK
- the LOC126688256 gene encoding mediator of RNA polymerase II transcription subunit 28, with product MAERQAAVDQQQRQIEPPQQLQSPSQQHPAREDMIECVMSLEAALLPCLPARELQAIDRSPHPSHQIDVERHARDFMEAAKKIQLYFIGLQREDQPTVAETLRKEIAMMEEELKTKDELINKQKKLMEGWRKELKDQLEKHKTELERV
- the LOC126685752 gene encoding poly [ADP-ribose] polymerase 2 — encoded protein: MANKLKVEQLRAELAKRGLDTTGTKPYLVERLESAVEQEEKKSNSAVNTRGNKKRARESQEQEEDCSNGAEKLTAVEKFREMNIKLLRDEAKVLGISTAGTKKELVERLCNSVSNADGSSGDAVLAKEEENDCKKEKIVTATKKGAAVLDQYLPEQIKSQYHVMQLGDDVYDAMLNQTNVGDNNNKFYVIQLLESDDGGRFIVYNRWGRVGVRGQDKVFGPYTSRDTAIYEFEEKFYTKTKNRWSERKEFKCFPKSYTWLEMDYGNIERDSDVKEKLDSGLAIQPRETKLDPRLAKFISLICNTSMMKQQMMEIGYNANKLPLGKLSKSTILKGYDVLKRIADVISAANMVQLEQLSGEFYTIIPHDFGFKKMREFVINTPQKLKHKLEMVEALGEIELATKLLEEEPGVQEDPLHSHYSRLHCELAPIEVDSDEFSLIANYMKNTHAKTHSQYTVDIVQIFKVSRDGEDQCYRKFASTKNRMLLWHGSRLTNWTGILSQGLRIAPPEAPVTGYMFGKGVYFADMFSKSANYCYATAATSAGVLLLCEVALGDMAEHLSANYDADKLPPGKLSTKGVGETAPDLLGAKTLEDGVIVPLGKPKAQKGSKGALLYNEFIVYNVAQIRMRYVVQVDFKYRN